One window of the Mycobacterium sp. SVM_VP21 genome contains the following:
- a CDS encoding enoyl-CoA hydratase has product MTAIASGIDTLSPVDGLAVTLSDGVLSVIIDRPDSLNSVTTSVLAGIADAMEAAARDPRVRAVRLGGAGRGFSSGAGIGADDAADGVPTEIIVEANRAIRAIVALPRPVVAVVQGPAAGIGVSLALACDLIVASDKAFFLLAFTKIGLMPDGGASALVAAAVGRTRAMRLALLAERLSAADALDWGLISAVYPAEEFDAEVDKLLAGLLTGPAAALAKTKHAINTATLTELDATLDREYVGQSILLNAHDFREGARAFQERRSPNFTDS; this is encoded by the coding sequence ATGACTGCAATCGCCTCCGGCATCGACACCCTCTCCCCGGTGGACGGCCTGGCCGTCACCCTGTCCGACGGGGTGCTCTCGGTGATCATCGACCGCCCCGACAGCCTCAACTCGGTGACCACGTCGGTGCTGGCCGGGATCGCCGACGCGATGGAGGCCGCCGCCCGCGACCCGCGGGTGCGTGCGGTCCGGCTCGGCGGGGCGGGGCGCGGATTCAGCTCCGGAGCGGGTATCGGTGCCGACGACGCGGCCGATGGCGTGCCGACCGAGATCATCGTCGAGGCCAATCGCGCGATCCGGGCGATCGTCGCGTTGCCGCGCCCGGTGGTGGCCGTCGTGCAGGGCCCGGCGGCCGGTATCGGCGTGTCCCTGGCCCTGGCCTGCGACCTGATCGTGGCCTCGGACAAGGCCTTTTTCCTATTGGCATTCACCAAGATTGGGTTGATGCCCGACGGCGGCGCGTCCGCGTTGGTTGCGGCGGCCGTCGGCCGGACCCGCGCCATGCGGCTGGCGCTGCTGGCCGAACGGCTGTCGGCTGCCGACGCCCTGGACTGGGGACTGATCAGCGCGGTGTACCCGGCCGAGGAGTTCGACGCCGAGGTGGACAAGCTCCTGGCCGGCTTGCTGACCGGGCCCGCCGCGGCGTTGGCCAAGACCAAGCACGCCATCAACACCGCGACCCTGACCGAGCTGGATGCCACCTTGGACCGCGAATACGTCGGGCAGTCAATCCTGTTGAACGCCCACGACTTCCGTGAGGGCGCCCGCGCGTTTCAGGAGCGGCGCTCCCCCAATTTCACCGACTCCTGA
- a CDS encoding CPBP family intramembrane metalloprotease translates to MTQISPTRPGLLREITAIMTRVALPYHEPRAVVQRRRAVVGVVVVIGAAVLVAMHSKLPGDPAFYWLSLVLAAVWTVGAVVAGPLHLGVLRFRGRNERPVFTGTGVGLVLGGVFLLGGLAVQDIPPLADQVVAILAYTTEVSWRLVVLIALVNAVAEELFFRGALFSAFGRRSPLVFSTLLYVAAMMAAGNLMVGVAALVLGTVCALERRATGGVLAPVLTHLVWGLMMVLALPPIFGM, encoded by the coding sequence ATGACCCAGATCAGTCCAACCCGCCCCGGCCTGCTGCGTGAGATCACCGCCATCATGACCAGGGTTGCCCTGCCGTATCACGAGCCACGCGCGGTGGTGCAGCGACGTCGCGCCGTCGTCGGAGTGGTCGTGGTGATCGGCGCCGCGGTGCTCGTGGCCATGCACAGCAAGCTTCCAGGCGACCCGGCGTTCTACTGGCTGTCACTGGTCTTGGCCGCAGTCTGGACGGTGGGGGCTGTGGTGGCCGGACCGCTGCACCTCGGCGTGTTGCGGTTCCGCGGGCGAAACGAGCGGCCGGTGTTCACCGGCACCGGCGTCGGCCTGGTGCTGGGTGGAGTATTCCTGCTGGGTGGGCTTGCGGTACAAGACATTCCGCCACTGGCCGATCAGGTGGTCGCAATCCTGGCCTACACCACCGAAGTCTCCTGGCGGCTGGTGGTGCTCATCGCCCTCGTCAACGCGGTCGCCGAGGAGTTGTTCTTCCGCGGCGCACTGTTCAGTGCCTTCGGCCGCCGCTCGCCGCTGGTGTTCTCCACCCTGCTCTACGTTGCGGCGATGATGGCCGCGGGCAACCTCATGGTGGGGGTGGCCGCGCTGGTGCTCGGTACCGTGTGCGCCCTCGAGCGTCGTGCGACCGGTGGAGTGCTGGCCCCGGTGCTGACCCACCTGGTGTGGGGGCTGATGATGGTGCTGGCGCTGCCCCCGATCTTCGGGATGTAG
- a CDS encoding gamma carbonic anhydrase family protein: protein MPEPLLISIRGRAPQLHPEAWVAPNASLIGQVSLAARASVWYSATLRAEVEPIEIGIDTNIQDGVTVHVDKEFPCRVGAHVSVGHNAVLHGCTIEDDCLIGMGAIVLNGAVVGEGSLVAAGAVIPQGMVVPPRSLVSGVPGRVRRDLSEAEVRNNRYNAAAYRRLIEVHRAN, encoded by the coding sequence GTGCCGGAGCCGCTTCTGATCTCCATCCGCGGGCGCGCCCCGCAACTACACCCGGAGGCCTGGGTGGCACCCAACGCCAGCCTGATCGGCCAGGTCAGCCTGGCCGCTCGGGCCAGCGTCTGGTACTCGGCGACGCTGCGCGCCGAGGTCGAGCCGATCGAGATCGGCATCGACACCAACATCCAGGACGGCGTGACGGTCCACGTCGACAAGGAGTTCCCCTGTCGAGTGGGGGCGCACGTCAGCGTCGGGCACAACGCGGTGCTGCACGGTTGCACCATTGAGGACGACTGCCTGATCGGCATGGGAGCGATCGTCCTCAATGGTGCCGTCGTGGGGGAGGGCTCGCTGGTCGCGGCGGGTGCCGTCATCCCGCAGGGGATGGTGGTGCCGCCCCGGTCACTGGTGTCGGGAGTGCCGGGCCGGGTCCGACGAGACCTGAGCGAGGCTGAGGTCCGCAACAATCGGTACAACGCCGCGGCGTACCGGCGACTGATCGAAGTCCATCGAGCGAACTAA
- a CDS encoding crotonase/enoyl-CoA hydratase family protein produces the protein MSDAAVLVERRGNVLLITINRPDARNAINGAVSAGIGDALAQAQDDDEVRAVVLTGAGDKSFSAGADLKAIANRENIYHPEHPEWGFAGFVQHFIDKPVIAAVNGTALGGGTEIALASDLVIAEQRAQFGLPEVKRGLIAGAGGVFRIIDQLPRKVALELLYTGEPISAADAARWGLVNRVVEDGGALEAALELAERITGNAPLSVRASKRIAYGVDDGAIPGEVDGWARTGREFSALLRSEDAKEGPRAFAEKRAPVWKAR, from the coding sequence GTGAGTGACGCGGCCGTTCTGGTAGAACGGCGCGGAAACGTCCTGCTGATCACGATCAACCGGCCCGACGCCCGCAACGCGATTAACGGCGCCGTCAGCGCCGGCATCGGCGACGCCTTGGCGCAGGCTCAAGACGACGACGAGGTGCGCGCGGTAGTGCTCACCGGAGCCGGCGACAAGTCGTTTTCTGCCGGAGCCGACCTCAAGGCGATCGCCAACCGGGAGAACATCTACCACCCGGAGCACCCGGAGTGGGGTTTCGCCGGCTTCGTGCAGCATTTCATCGACAAGCCCGTCATCGCGGCGGTCAACGGCACCGCGCTGGGCGGCGGCACCGAGATCGCGCTGGCCAGCGACCTGGTGATCGCCGAGCAGCGCGCCCAATTCGGGCTGCCCGAGGTCAAGCGCGGCCTGATCGCCGGTGCCGGCGGGGTGTTCCGCATCATCGACCAGCTGCCCCGCAAGGTTGCCCTGGAGCTGCTCTACACCGGGGAGCCCATCTCGGCGGCCGACGCGGCCCGCTGGGGACTGGTCAACCGGGTGGTCGAGGACGGCGGGGCGCTGGAGGCAGCCCTGGAACTGGCCGAACGGATCACCGGCAACGCGCCATTGTCGGTGCGGGCCAGCAAGCGGATCGCCTACGGGGTCGATGACGGAGCCATCCCCGGCGAAGTGGACGGTTGGGCTCGCACCGGCCGGGAGTTCTCCGCGCTGCTGCGGTCCGAGGACGCCAAGGAGGGACCCCGGGCGTTCGCCGAGAAGCGTGCGCCAGTGTGGAAGGCGCGTTGA
- a CDS encoding thiolase family protein encodes MAEAVIVEAVRAPVGKRNGGLSGVHPAELSAQVLNGLVNRAGVDPALVDDVIWGCVMQAGEQALDIGRTAVLSAGWPESVPAVTVDRQCGSSQQSVHFAAAGVVAGHYDVVVAGGVESMSRTPMGSSLANGGRPYGDSFKARYSQTPNQGIGAEMMATQWGLSRTALDEFALASHEKAGAAQDAGAFKDEIVSITDAEGNVVSEDEGIRRGTTLEKMAQLKPAFKEDGVIHAGNSSQISDGSAALLFMSAAKARELGLTPLARVHTATLAGSDPVMMLSGPIPATQKALQRSGLSVDDIGVFEVNEAFAPVPMAWLAEIGADPKRLNPNGGAIALGHPLGGSGARIMTTMLYHMRANGIRYGLQTMCEGGGQANATILELL; translated from the coding sequence ATGGCTGAAGCCGTCATCGTCGAAGCGGTGCGCGCGCCTGTCGGCAAGCGCAACGGCGGACTGTCCGGGGTACACCCGGCCGAGCTGTCCGCCCAGGTGCTCAACGGGCTGGTCAACCGGGCCGGAGTGGACCCGGCCCTGGTCGACGACGTGATCTGGGGCTGTGTCATGCAGGCCGGAGAGCAGGCCCTGGACATCGGCCGCACGGCGGTGCTGAGCGCAGGATGGCCGGAGAGCGTGCCTGCGGTGACGGTGGACCGCCAGTGCGGATCCAGCCAGCAGTCAGTGCACTTCGCCGCCGCCGGTGTGGTCGCCGGACACTACGACGTCGTGGTCGCCGGTGGTGTCGAGTCAATGTCGCGTACCCCGATGGGTTCCTCGCTGGCCAACGGTGGCCGGCCGTACGGGGATTCCTTCAAGGCGCGCTACAGCCAGACTCCCAACCAGGGCATCGGTGCGGAGATGATGGCCACCCAGTGGGGGCTGAGCCGCACCGCGCTCGACGAGTTCGCACTGGCATCGCACGAAAAGGCCGGTGCCGCACAGGACGCGGGCGCCTTCAAGGACGAGATCGTCTCGATCACGGACGCCGAGGGCAACGTCGTGAGTGAGGACGAGGGCATCCGCCGCGGCACCACGCTGGAGAAGATGGCCCAGCTCAAGCCCGCGTTCAAGGAGGACGGCGTGATTCACGCCGGCAACTCCAGCCAGATCTCCGACGGCTCGGCGGCGCTGCTGTTCATGTCGGCGGCCAAGGCCCGCGAACTGGGGCTGACCCCGCTGGCACGGGTGCACACCGCGACGCTGGCCGGCTCTGACCCGGTGATGATGCTGTCCGGTCCGATCCCGGCAACCCAGAAGGCGCTGCAGCGCTCGGGTCTGAGTGTCGATGACATCGGGGTGTTCGAGGTCAACGAGGCGTTCGCCCCGGTGCCGATGGCCTGGCTCGCCGAAATCGGTGCCGACCCGAAGCGCCTCAACCCCAACGGCGGGGCGATCGCGCTGGGCCACCCGCTCGGTGGTTCCGGCGCCCGGATCATGACCACCATGCTCTACCACATGCGCGCCAACGGAATTCGTTACGGACTGCAGACCATGTGCGAAGGCGGCGGCCAGGCCAACGCCACCATCCTGGAGCTGCTGTGA
- a CDS encoding SDR family oxidoreductase, translated as MARIVIIGGHGKIALLLARILADRGDQISSVFRNPDHAEEVAVTGAVPVVADIEQLDTDGLARLVAGHDAVVFSAGAGGGNPERTYAVDRDAAIRSIDAAAKAGVRRFVMVSYFGAGPDHGVPDDDPFFPYAQAKAAADAHLRASDLDWTVLGPSRLTLEPATGRIAVGPDTAKGQVSRGNVALAIAGCLADNSTIGRTIEFNDGPTPIPEALRAD; from the coding sequence ATGGCACGCATCGTGATCATCGGCGGCCACGGCAAGATTGCCCTGCTGCTCGCCCGCATCCTCGCCGACCGCGGCGACCAGATCAGTTCGGTGTTCCGCAATCCCGACCACGCCGAGGAGGTCGCGGTCACCGGTGCGGTCCCGGTGGTGGCCGACATCGAGCAGCTCGACACCGACGGTCTGGCCCGGCTGGTGGCCGGCCACGACGCGGTGGTGTTCTCCGCCGGCGCCGGCGGCGGTAACCCGGAACGTACCTACGCCGTCGACCGCGACGCCGCCATTCGCAGCATCGACGCCGCCGCGAAGGCCGGCGTGCGTCGCTTCGTGATGGTCTCCTATTTCGGCGCGGGCCCCGACCACGGTGTTCCCGACGACGATCCGTTCTTTCCGTACGCTCAGGCCAAGGCCGCCGCCGACGCCCATCTGCGCGCCTCCGACCTGGACTGGACGGTGCTGGGCCCGAGCCGGCTCACCCTCGAGCCGGCGACCGGCCGGATCGCCGTCGGCCCCGACACCGCCAAAGGGCAGGTCTCCCGCGGCAACGTCGCGTTAGCGATCGCGGGCTGCCTGGCCGACAACTCGACCATCGGCCGCACCATCGAATTCAACGACGGTCCGACCCCGATCCCGGAGGCGCTTCGAGCCGATTGA
- the metE gene encoding 5-methyltetrahydropteroyltriglutamate--homocysteine S-methyltransferase gives MIAQPFTATVLGSPRIGPRRELKRATESYWAGRIGQDELQKVGAGLRRDTWAQLAAAGLDSIPVNTFSYYDQMLDTAVLLGALPTRVAGVADELDRYFAAARGNADIAPLEMTKWFDTNYHYIVPEIGPDTTFSLNPAKVLAELAEATEQGFGGNVARPVIIGPVTFLLLSKAVDGAAAPISRLDELTDVYAELLGKLADAGAQWVQIDEPVLVTDISADAPALAEQVYNRLGGLSKRPSIFVATYFGDPGAGLPALARTPVEAIGVDLVYGADTKIASVPELASKTLVAGVVDGRNIWRTDLQAALAKLAALLGPAGAVAVSTSCSTLHVPYSLEPETGLDDALRSWLAFGAEKVTEVATLARALREGRDAVADEIAASNAAVASRKSDPRLNNAALRAQIAKIKEAGIQRGSAEERRAAQDERLHLPPLPTTTIGSFPQTVEIRKARAALVAGEIDEAEYTNRMKAEVAAVIKLQEELGLDVLVHGEPERNDMVQYFAEQLDGFFATSNGWVQSYGSRCVRPPVLFGDVTRPKPMTVEWATYAQSLTDKPVKGMLTGPVTILAWSFVRDDQPLADTAYQVALAIREETVDLEAAGIAVIQVDEPALRELLPVRDADKAAYLDWAVGSFRMSTSGVSNATQIHTHLCYSEFGEVIGAIADLDADVTSIEAARSHMEVLDDLNAIGFSNGVGPGVYDIHSPRVPSTDEMAASLREALDAVPAQRLWVNPDCGLKTRKTDEVTASLANLVAAAKEARTGL, from the coding sequence GTGATCGCTCAACCCTTTACCGCCACCGTTCTCGGCTCACCTCGTATCGGGCCGCGCCGCGAACTCAAGCGTGCCACCGAAAGCTACTGGGCCGGCCGGATCGGCCAGGACGAACTGCAGAAGGTGGGCGCCGGCCTGCGCCGCGACACCTGGGCTCAGTTGGCCGCCGCCGGGCTCGACTCGATACCGGTGAACACGTTCTCCTACTACGACCAGATGCTCGACACCGCGGTACTGCTGGGCGCCCTCCCGACCCGGGTCGCCGGTGTCGCCGACGAGCTGGACCGCTACTTTGCCGCAGCCCGCGGCAACGCCGACATCGCTCCGCTGGAGATGACGAAGTGGTTCGACACCAACTACCACTACATCGTTCCCGAGATCGGCCCCGACACGACGTTCAGCCTGAACCCGGCCAAGGTGCTCGCCGAGCTCGCCGAGGCCACCGAGCAGGGCTTCGGCGGAAACGTGGCCCGGCCGGTGATTATCGGGCCGGTCACCTTCCTGCTGCTGAGCAAGGCCGTCGACGGTGCGGCCGCACCGATCTCGCGCCTCGACGAGCTGACCGACGTCTACGCCGAGCTGCTGGGCAAGCTGGCCGACGCCGGCGCGCAGTGGGTGCAGATCGACGAGCCGGTGCTGGTGACCGACATCTCCGCGGACGCCCCGGCCCTGGCCGAGCAGGTCTACAACCGCCTCGGCGGGCTGAGCAAGCGGCCGTCGATCTTCGTGGCCACCTACTTCGGTGACCCGGGCGCCGGGCTGCCCGCCCTGGCCCGCACTCCGGTCGAGGCGATCGGTGTCGACCTGGTCTACGGCGCGGACACCAAGATCGCGTCGGTGCCGGAGCTGGCCTCCAAGACGCTGGTCGCAGGCGTGGTCGACGGCCGCAACATCTGGCGTACCGACCTGCAGGCCGCGCTGGCCAAGCTGGCGGCACTGCTCGGCCCCGCCGGGGCGGTGGCGGTTTCTACGTCGTGCTCGACGTTGCACGTGCCCTACTCCTTGGAGCCCGAGACCGGCCTGGATGACGCGCTGCGCAGCTGGCTGGCGTTCGGTGCCGAGAAGGTGACCGAGGTGGCCACCCTGGCCCGCGCCCTGCGTGAGGGCCGAGACGCGGTCGCCGACGAGATCGCCGCGTCCAACGCCGCGGTCGCCTCCCGCAAGTCCGACCCGCGACTGAACAATGCGGCGTTGCGTGCACAGATCGCCAAGATCAAGGAGGCGGGCATCCAGCGCGGTTCGGCCGAGGAGCGCCGCGCCGCTCAGGACGAGCGACTGCATCTGCCGCCGCTGCCGACCACCACGATCGGCTCCTTCCCGCAGACCGTCGAGATCCGCAAGGCCCGTGCCGCGCTGGTGGCCGGAGAGATCGACGAGGCGGAGTACACCAACCGGATGAAGGCCGAGGTCGCCGCCGTCATCAAGCTGCAGGAAGAACTCGGCCTCGACGTGCTGGTGCACGGCGAGCCGGAGCGCAACGACATGGTGCAGTACTTCGCCGAGCAGCTGGACGGCTTCTTCGCCACCAGTAATGGCTGGGTGCAGTCTTACGGCAGCCGCTGCGTGCGCCCGCCGGTGCTGTTCGGCGACGTCACCCGGCCCAAGCCGATGACGGTGGAATGGGCCACCTACGCCCAGTCGCTGACCGACAAGCCGGTCAAGGGCATGCTCACCGGTCCGGTCACCATCCTGGCCTGGTCGTTCGTCCGTGACGACCAGCCGCTGGCCGACACCGCCTACCAGGTGGCGCTGGCGATCCGCGAGGAGACGGTGGATCTGGAAGCCGCCGGCATCGCGGTGATCCAGGTCGACGAGCCCGCCCTGCGCGAGCTGTTGCCGGTGCGCGACGCCGACAAGGCGGCCTACCTGGACTGGGCGGTCGGGTCGTTCCGGATGTCCACCTCGGGTGTCTCGAATGCAACGCAGATCCACACTCACCTGTGCTACTCGGAGTTCGGCGAGGTGATCGGGGCGATCGCCGATCTGGATGCCGACGTCACTTCGATCGAGGCGGCCCGCTCGCACATGGAGGTGCTCGACGACCTCAACGCGATCGGTTTCTCCAACGGGGTGGGCCCGGGTGTCTACGACATCCACTCGCCGCGCGTGCCCAGCACCGATGAGATGGCGGCATCGCTGCGTGAGGCATTGGATGCTGTTCCGGCACAGCGCCTCTGGGTCAACCCGGACTGCGGCCTGAAGACCCGCAAGACCGACGAGGTAACGGCGTCGCTGGCCAACCTGGTCGCGGCGGCTAAGGAAGCCCGCACCGGCCTGTGA
- a CDS encoding mycobacterial-type methylenetetrahydrofolate reductase, with product MPLNTIALELVPTNTDRGAEQAREEAYKVLRLSEQAGIAGRIGHVMIPGLIPEDDDRPVEMKPKLDVADFWSIIGPELPGVRGLCTQVTAFLDEQALRTRLSGLRQAGFDGIIFVGVPRTLNDGEGSGVAPTDALSKFDDLVDNRGVILIPTRDSEQERFAFKCDRGATFGMTQLLYSDAIVGFLRDFKDVSDHRPEVLLSFGFVPKMESKVGLVDWLIQDPGNEAVAAEQAFVRTLAAGEPDVKRRQLLDLYKRVIDGVAELGYPLSLHFEAPYGVSKPAFDTFAEMLAYWSPRA from the coding sequence GTGCCGCTGAACACCATTGCACTGGAATTAGTGCCGACCAACACCGATCGCGGAGCCGAGCAGGCCCGCGAAGAGGCCTACAAAGTCCTGCGGCTGTCCGAGCAGGCGGGTATCGCGGGCCGGATAGGCCACGTCATGATCCCCGGATTGATCCCCGAGGACGACGACCGGCCGGTCGAGATGAAACCCAAACTCGACGTCGCCGATTTCTGGTCGATCATCGGTCCCGAGCTGCCCGGCGTACGCGGACTGTGCACGCAGGTGACCGCATTCCTCGACGAACAGGCGTTACGAACGCGACTGTCCGGTCTGCGCCAGGCCGGGTTCGACGGAATCATCTTCGTCGGCGTCCCGCGCACGCTGAACGACGGTGAGGGCAGCGGCGTCGCACCCACCGATGCCCTATCGAAATTCGACGATCTGGTCGACAACCGGGGTGTCATCCTCATCCCGACACGAGACTCAGAGCAGGAACGCTTCGCCTTCAAATGCGACCGGGGCGCCACCTTCGGGATGACGCAGCTGCTCTACTCCGATGCGATTGTCGGTTTCCTTCGCGACTTCAAGGACGTCAGTGATCACCGGCCCGAGGTCCTGTTGTCGTTCGGCTTCGTGCCGAAGATGGAGAGCAAGGTCGGACTGGTCGATTGGCTGATCCAGGACCCGGGGAACGAGGCCGTCGCCGCCGAACAGGCCTTCGTCCGGACTCTGGCCGCCGGCGAACCCGACGTCAAACGCCGCCAGTTACTCGATCTGTACAAGCGGGTGATCGACGGGGTGGCCGAGTTGGGCTATCCGTTGAGCCTGCATTTCGAAGCTCCCTACGGTGTTTCCAAACCGGCCTTCGATACCTTCGCCGAGATGCTGGCCTATTGGTCGCCGCGCGCCTGA